CAGAAATTGATTTATTCCACAAAATGGGTTATATTGATCTGGTACTAGTACTAGGTACTAATTACTACTTTTAAGGAGTGATATGGAATGAAATATTTCTTGCTTACTGGCACCTCTCGCGGCCTCGGTGAAGCTCTTGCTGAACAACTTATTCATCCCGAACACCATTTGATCTGTCTGTCGAGAACGATGAACAAGGCACTTATTTCTAAAGATCCACAAATGGACTACCTAGAAATTGATTTAAACGAGGTTGACCAGATTGCTCTGGTCATGGAACAAGCCTTCAGCAGGATAGATAGAACGAACGCGGAAGGAATCTACCTGATTAATAATGCAGCCGTAGTGACTCCGTTATCTAGAATTGAGCAAGGAAACACAGAGCAGTTCAAACAGAATCTCACCGTAAATCTACTTGCCCCTATTGTGATGACATCTACGTTCATTCGTTTATCTGAGCCTTATCATGCGGAAAAACGAGTGTTGAACATCTCCTCAAGCTCCGCCAAAAACCTGCTTCCAGGTATGAGCGTTTATTCTGCCTCGAAAGCCGGGCTGGACGTGTTCTCCAAAGGCGTTGGA
Above is a genomic segment from Paenibacillus sp. HWE-109 containing:
- a CDS encoding (S)-benzoin forming benzil reductase, which codes for MKYFLLTGTSRGLGEALAEQLIHPEHHLICLSRTMNKALISKDPQMDYLEIDLNEVDQIALVMEQAFSRIDRTNAEGIYLINNAAVVTPLSRIEQGNTEQFKQNLTVNLLAPIVMTSTFIRLSEPYHAEKRVLNISSSSAKNLLPGMSVYSASKAGLDVFSKGVGAEQGEGADAVKVVSVWPGMIDTALQTEARNMDKETFASADIFQMVKDRGMLASPADVATKLIKLLLGDHFIQGTVVEI